A single region of the Corallococcus silvisoli genome encodes:
- a CDS encoding HAD family hydrolase: protein MAISCVVLDFDGTFTDVLAEGAPFLKHFQQALYRVLGQDATAAWDEEVAALHDGVDRYGWEVGGRIVAPATADPYLTATCTAHRLLQRFGGGQDEAARTDTVQTLYRDAYQHSATAFKAEAKEVLEALLATGLPVSVVTNAHTELVEAKLTQLAPKGRERLKVFGDARKFQLEDTQPQDARFDALPEALHLDGVLGRPVYLRRGRYFSALKRIWDATHTGPESTLVAGDIFELDLAMPAALGAHVQLVERANVMPYERVAVERLGARGGADKSLRAILPRLR from the coding sequence ATGGCGATTTCGTGCGTGGTGCTGGATTTCGATGGGACCTTCACGGACGTGCTGGCGGAGGGTGCGCCCTTCCTGAAGCACTTCCAGCAGGCGCTGTACCGGGTGCTGGGGCAGGACGCGACGGCCGCGTGGGACGAGGAAGTCGCCGCGCTGCATGACGGCGTGGACCGGTACGGCTGGGAAGTCGGGGGGCGCATCGTCGCGCCGGCCACGGCGGACCCCTACCTGACGGCCACCTGCACCGCGCACCGGCTGCTCCAGCGCTTCGGCGGGGGCCAGGACGAGGCGGCGCGCACGGACACGGTGCAGACGCTCTACCGGGACGCGTACCAGCACTCGGCGACGGCCTTCAAGGCGGAGGCGAAGGAGGTGCTGGAGGCGCTGCTCGCCACGGGCCTGCCGGTGTCGGTGGTGACGAACGCGCACACGGAGCTGGTGGAGGCGAAGCTCACGCAGCTGGCGCCGAAGGGCCGCGAGCGGCTGAAGGTGTTCGGCGACGCGCGCAAGTTCCAGCTGGAGGACACGCAGCCCCAGGACGCGCGCTTCGACGCGCTCCCGGAAGCGCTGCACCTGGATGGCGTGCTGGGGCGCCCGGTGTACCTGCGGCGCGGGCGCTACTTCTCCGCGCTCAAGCGCATCTGGGACGCCACGCACACGGGCCCGGAGTCCACGCTGGTCGCGGGCGACATCTTCGAACTGGACCTGGCGATGCCCGCCGCGCTGGGCGCGCACGTGCAGCTGGTGGAGCGCGCCAACGTGATGCCCTACGAGCGCGTCGCGGTGGAGCGCCTGGGCGCGCGCGGTGGCGCGGACAAGAGCCTGCGCGCCATCCTGCCCCGGCTGCGCTGA
- the atpA gene encoding F0F1 ATP synthase subunit alpha: MEIRADEISRIIREQIKDYGKKVTVAETGTVLSVGDGIARVYGLEGALAGELVEFANGVQGLVLNLEEDNVGVAIMGEFKDIREGDTVKRTGQIASVPVGKGLLGRVVNALGQPVDGKGPIEATEHRRLEVKAPGIVKRKSVHEPLQTGIKALDALVPVGRGQRELIIGDRQTGKTAVAVDAIINQKGLGVYCIYVAIGQKQSTVAQVVEKLNRYGAMEYTTVVAANASDPAPMQYFAPYAGVAIGEYFRDNKMHGLIVYDDLSKQAVAYRQLSLLLRRPPGREAYPGDVFYIHSRLLERAAKLSDEEGAGSLTALPIIETQAGDVSAYIPTNVISITDGQIFLETDLFFSGVRPAINVGLSVSRVGSAAQIKAMKQVAGSMKLELAQYRELAAFAQFGSDLDKATQETLARGARMVELLKQGQYEPLSVERQVIQIYAATNKDDAGKRGWIRQVPVGDVVRWMKEMLEFVDSKYPNIVLDLVAKRELTADIKANINKALTEFNELFQATPGAKV; this comes from the coding sequence ATGGAAATCCGCGCCGACGAGATCAGCAGAATCATCCGGGAGCAGATCAAGGACTACGGCAAGAAGGTCACCGTCGCCGAGACCGGCACCGTGCTGTCCGTGGGCGACGGTATCGCCCGCGTGTACGGCCTGGAAGGCGCGCTGGCCGGCGAGCTGGTGGAGTTCGCCAACGGCGTGCAGGGCCTGGTCCTCAACCTGGAAGAGGACAACGTCGGCGTCGCCATCATGGGTGAGTTCAAGGACATCCGCGAGGGTGACACCGTGAAGCGCACCGGGCAGATCGCCTCCGTGCCGGTGGGCAAGGGCCTGCTGGGCCGCGTGGTGAACGCGCTGGGCCAGCCGGTGGACGGCAAGGGCCCCATCGAGGCCACCGAGCACCGCCGCCTGGAGGTGAAGGCGCCCGGCATCGTGAAGCGCAAGTCCGTGCACGAGCCCCTGCAGACGGGCATCAAGGCGCTGGACGCGCTGGTGCCGGTGGGCCGCGGGCAGCGCGAGCTCATCATTGGTGACCGCCAGACGGGCAAGACGGCCGTCGCGGTGGACGCCATCATCAACCAGAAGGGCCTGGGCGTTTACTGCATCTACGTCGCCATCGGGCAGAAGCAGTCCACCGTCGCGCAGGTGGTGGAGAAGCTGAACCGCTACGGCGCCATGGAGTACACGACGGTGGTCGCGGCGAACGCGTCCGACCCGGCGCCCATGCAGTACTTCGCCCCGTACGCGGGCGTCGCCATCGGCGAGTACTTCCGCGACAACAAGATGCACGGCCTCATCGTGTACGACGACCTCTCCAAGCAGGCCGTGGCGTACCGCCAGCTGTCGCTGCTGCTGCGCCGCCCGCCGGGCCGCGAGGCGTACCCGGGCGACGTGTTCTACATCCACAGCCGCCTGCTGGAGCGCGCCGCCAAGCTGTCCGACGAGGAGGGCGCGGGCTCCCTCACGGCGCTCCCCATCATCGAGACGCAGGCGGGTGACGTGTCCGCCTACATCCCGACGAACGTCATCTCCATCACCGACGGGCAGATCTTCCTGGAGACGGACCTGTTCTTCTCCGGCGTCCGCCCGGCCATCAACGTGGGCCTCTCCGTGTCGCGCGTGGGTTCCGCGGCGCAGATCAAGGCCATGAAGCAGGTCGCGGGCTCCATGAAGCTGGAGCTGGCGCAGTACCGCGAGCTGGCGGCGTTCGCCCAGTTCGGCTCCGACCTGGACAAGGCCACGCAGGAGACGCTGGCGCGCGGCGCCCGCATGGTGGAGCTGCTCAAGCAGGGCCAGTACGAGCCCCTGTCCGTCGAGCGTCAGGTCATCCAGATCTACGCGGCGACGAACAAGGACGACGCCGGCAAGCGCGGGTGGATCCGCCAGGTGCCGGTGGGTGACGTGGTCCGCTGGATGAAGGAGATGCTGGAGTTCGTGGACAGCAAGTACCCGAACATCGTCCTGGACCTGGTCGCCAAGCGCGAGCTGACCGCCGACATCAAGGCGAACATCAACAAGGCGCTCACCGAGTTCAACGAGCTGTTCCAGGCGACCCCGGGCGCCAAGGTCTAG